In Phenylobacterium koreense, one DNA window encodes the following:
- a CDS encoding putative quinol monooxygenase, protein MIGVVATLKVQDGKQSEFEAIFADLTKQVRANEPGNLAYQLTKSRTDPTVYKVLELYKDEAALKAHGGSDYFKAAGAKMGPCMGGRPEIEYLDGV, encoded by the coding sequence ATGATCGGCGTGGTCGCGACCTTGAAGGTCCAGGACGGCAAGCAATCTGAATTCGAGGCGATCTTCGCGGATCTCACCAAGCAGGTCCGGGCGAACGAGCCGGGCAACCTGGCCTACCAATTGACCAAGAGCCGCACGGACCCGACGGTCTACAAGGTGCTCGAGCTTTACAAGGACGAAGCCGCCCTGAAGGCTCACGGCGGCAGCGACTACTTCAAGGCCGCCGGCGCCAAGATGGGCCCCTGCATGGGCGGCCGTCCCGAGATCGAATACCTCGACGGCGTCTGA
- a CDS encoding DnaJ family molecular chaperone encodes MSFWRNIAGLAVRKPDAGDCADCPATRPGEDPAFSTAVTALGAKLAKADGRASVGEFDAFAQVFQPDAASERNVHRLYELARQTTRGFESYARRLAKRYARCPTLLEDVLDGLFHIAAADGVVSADELDYLEQVSDLFGLSPLVFRRLKAVHLGIGADDPYGILAVPHDAPDDTVRAAWKSMLSEAHPDRARARGLPTEFIDIAEAKSAAINAAFNDIMRERKAMALAGAA; translated from the coding sequence ATGAGCTTCTGGCGCAACATTGCTGGGCTCGCAGTCCGTAAGCCCGATGCGGGTGACTGCGCTGACTGTCCCGCCACCCGGCCGGGAGAGGACCCCGCCTTTTCCACCGCGGTCACCGCCCTCGGCGCCAAGCTCGCAAAGGCCGATGGCCGGGCCAGCGTCGGCGAGTTCGACGCCTTCGCCCAGGTCTTCCAGCCCGACGCCGCCTCCGAGCGCAATGTTCATCGGCTGTACGAACTGGCGCGGCAGACGACCCGCGGCTTCGAGAGCTACGCCCGGCGCCTGGCCAAGCGCTACGCCCGTTGCCCGACCCTGCTGGAAGACGTGCTCGACGGCCTCTTTCACATCGCCGCGGCCGACGGCGTCGTCAGCGCCGACGAGCTGGACTACCTGGAGCAGGTCAGCGACCTCTTCGGCCTCTCACCCTTGGTCTTCCGCCGCCTCAAGGCGGTGCACCTCGGTATCGGCGCCGACGATCCCTACGGCATTCTCGCCGTGCCCCACGACGCGCCGGACGACACCGTCCGCGCAGCCTGGAAGTCGATGCTCTCCGAAGCCCACCCCGACCGCGCCCGCGCCCGGGGATTGCCGACCGAGTTCATCGACATCGCCGAGGCCAAGTCCGCCGCGATCAACGCCGCGTTCAACGACATCATGCGCGAGCGCAAGGCCATGGCGCTGGCGGGCGCGGCATGA
- a CDS encoding hydantoinase B/oxoprolinase family protein: MDRLWSFWIDRGGTFTDVIARSDQGDERSLKLLSASPAYEDAAVEAMRRVLKTPPGAPFPAQRVAAIKMGTTVATNALLERAGARTLLVTTEGFADALVIGDQARPDLFALNIVRPEPLYSGVLEARERLGADGEVVRPLDLDDLKSRLAAARKDGFASAAIAFLHADLNPGHELAAGEAARAAGFEFVALSHEVSPLPRFTPRAETTVADAYLTPVLQAYVDKVAGAVAGAPLFFMTSAGALVKAEAFRGRDAVVSGPAGGVVGVARTAQIAGESQALGFDMGGTSTDVCRYAGLLERRDNARIAGVKLRSPMLDVETVAAGGGSILAFDGLRARVGPQSAGANPGPAAYGRGGPATVTDANLVLGRLDPRFFPPIFGPNADAPLDVAAARAAIADLADAMGATSVEAAAEGFVAIAVEQMARATDRISTERGFDPRDHALTAFGGAAGQVACEVAQALGPTQVICPRHGSVLSAWGIGQAELASLRQVGLEARLDATGLARARDAAAEAKAAAVAALADQGASADEVRLTLRLRYEGADAELPVAFDGLAEVKASFEAGHKRLFGFIEAALPIVIASVEAEAVSGGTQALPPSPREGGSARGDETARQSPTLAASRPVPPGEGEGEETARMFFHGGWVEGPVVAAGEVSRVEGPALIVRPDTQIAVSPGWTASRGPDGMIVLNRAGAARSARLALDRADPITLELFNKRFMGVAEAMGAALERTAHSVNIKERLDFSCALFDVDGGLVANAPHMPVHLGSMGASVRAVRDRHADISPGDAFALNNPYAGGTHLPDITVAMPVFVEGPRPAFYVAARGHHADVGGIQPGSMPPFSHTLEEEGVLLDALPIMKDGVFLEAAVREALGAGCYPARAPDRNLADLKAQIAACQAGGAAVKTMIETYGGEAVAAYMGFVQANAAASVRRAVGKLADGMARVPMDGGGEIVVRTVVDAAAGEAVLDFRESADQLTSNFNAPSAIVDAAALYVFRSLVDDDIPLNAGCLEPLKILTREGSMLAPRFPAAVVAGNVETSQHVVDALYAALGVMANAQGSMNNFTFGDEQRQYYETICGGAGATASQPGASAVHTHMTNSRLTDPEILERRFPVRVETFARRRGSGGGGLQPGGDGALRRIRFLAPMDAALLSTRREHAPQGLAGGGAALPGAQRLIAASGAVKELSGCFSLKVSAGDVIEIETPGGGGFGARG; the protein is encoded by the coding sequence TTGGACAGACTCTGGAGCTTCTGGATCGATCGCGGCGGCACCTTCACCGACGTGATCGCAAGGTCCGACCAGGGTGACGAGCGATCCTTGAAGCTGCTGTCCGCCTCTCCCGCCTATGAGGACGCCGCCGTCGAGGCCATGCGCCGGGTGCTGAAGACGCCGCCGGGCGCGCCGTTTCCCGCCCAGCGGGTCGCAGCGATCAAGATGGGCACGACGGTGGCGACCAACGCGCTGCTGGAGCGCGCGGGCGCCAGGACGCTGCTTGTCACCACCGAGGGCTTCGCCGACGCCCTGGTGATCGGCGACCAGGCGCGGCCCGATCTCTTCGCGCTCAACATCGTCCGGCCAGAGCCGCTCTACTCCGGTGTCCTTGAGGCGCGCGAGCGGCTGGGGGCCGACGGGGAGGTCGTGCGCCCACTCGACCTGGACGACCTGAAGTCCAGGCTGGCGGCCGCACGGAAAGACGGGTTCGCCTCGGCCGCCATCGCCTTCCTGCACGCCGACCTCAATCCGGGCCACGAGCTGGCGGCGGGAGAAGCCGCGCGGGCCGCAGGCTTCGAATTCGTCGCCCTGTCGCACGAGGTCTCGCCCCTGCCCCGCTTCACGCCGCGGGCCGAGACGACGGTGGCCGACGCCTACCTGACGCCGGTCCTGCAGGCCTATGTCGACAAGGTGGCGGGTGCGGTGGCCGGCGCGCCGCTGTTCTTCATGACCTCGGCCGGGGCGCTGGTGAAGGCCGAGGCGTTCCGCGGCCGCGACGCGGTGGTGTCGGGGCCGGCCGGCGGGGTGGTCGGGGTCGCCCGCACCGCGCAGATCGCCGGGGAGAGCCAGGCCCTGGGCTTCGACATGGGCGGCACCTCGACCGACGTCTGCCGCTATGCAGGCCTGCTGGAACGGCGCGACAACGCCCGCATCGCCGGGGTGAAGCTGCGCAGCCCGATGCTGGACGTGGAGACGGTGGCCGCCGGCGGCGGGTCGATCCTGGCGTTCGACGGGCTGCGGGCGCGGGTGGGACCGCAGAGCGCCGGGGCCAATCCAGGCCCGGCAGCCTACGGACGCGGCGGGCCTGCGACGGTGACCGACGCCAACCTCGTGCTTGGCCGGCTCGACCCGCGATTCTTTCCGCCGATCTTCGGCCCGAACGCCGACGCTCCGCTCGACGTCGCGGCGGCGCGAGCCGCCATCGCCGACCTGGCGGACGCCATGGGTGCGACCAGCGTAGAGGCCGCCGCCGAGGGCTTCGTGGCCATCGCCGTCGAACAGATGGCCCGCGCCACCGACCGGATTTCGACCGAGCGCGGCTTCGATCCGCGCGACCACGCCCTGACGGCTTTCGGCGGCGCGGCCGGCCAGGTGGCCTGCGAGGTGGCCCAGGCGTTGGGGCCGACGCAGGTGATCTGCCCGCGGCACGGCAGCGTGCTGTCGGCCTGGGGGATCGGGCAGGCCGAACTGGCGAGCCTGCGACAGGTCGGCCTGGAAGCGCGGCTGGATGCGACGGGCCTGGCCCGGGCGCGGGACGCCGCCGCCGAGGCCAAGGCCGCCGCGGTGGCGGCCCTGGCCGACCAGGGGGCGAGCGCGGACGAGGTCCGGCTGACCCTGCGGCTGCGATACGAAGGGGCGGACGCCGAACTGCCGGTCGCCTTCGACGGCTTGGCCGAGGTCAAGGCGAGCTTCGAGGCGGGCCACAAGCGGCTGTTCGGCTTCATCGAAGCGGCGCTGCCCATCGTCATCGCCTCGGTCGAGGCCGAAGCGGTGAGCGGCGGAACACAGGCTCTTCCTCCCTCTCCTAGGGAGGGCGGATCGGCGCGTGGCGACGAGACGGCCCGGCAGTCCCCCACCCTGGCCGCTTCGCGGCCTGTCCCGCCTGGCGAGGGCGAAGGAGAAGAGACGGCGCGGATGTTCTTCCACGGGGGCTGGGTGGAGGGGCCGGTGGTGGCGGCGGGGGAGGTGAGCAGGGTCGAAGGCCCGGCCCTGATCGTCCGCCCCGACACCCAGATCGCGGTCTCGCCCGGCTGGACGGCGAGCCGCGGCCCCGACGGGATGATCGTCCTGAACCGGGCGGGTGCGGCGCGCAGCGCCAGGCTGGCGCTGGACAGGGCCGACCCGATCACCCTGGAGCTGTTCAACAAACGTTTCATGGGCGTGGCCGAGGCCATGGGGGCGGCGCTGGAGCGCACGGCGCATTCGGTGAACATCAAGGAGCGGCTGGATTTTTCCTGCGCGCTCTTTGACGTGGACGGCGGCCTGGTCGCCAACGCGCCGCACATGCCGGTGCACCTCGGCTCCATGGGCGCCAGCGTGCGCGCAGTCCGCGACCGCCATGCCGACATTTCACCAGGCGACGCCTTTGCCCTGAACAACCCCTATGCGGGCGGGACGCACCTGCCGGACATCACCGTGGCCATGCCGGTGTTCGTCGAGGGGCCGAGGCCGGCGTTCTACGTCGCCGCTCGCGGGCACCACGCCGACGTCGGCGGGATACAGCCCGGCTCCATGCCGCCCTTTTCGCACACCCTGGAAGAAGAGGGCGTGCTGCTGGACGCCCTGCCGATCATGAAGGATGGCGTCTTCCTCGAGGCGGCGGTGCGCGAGGCGCTGGGCGCCGGGTGCTATCCGGCGCGGGCGCCGGACCGGAACCTGGCGGACCTGAAGGCGCAGATCGCCGCCTGCCAGGCCGGGGGCGCGGCGGTGAAGACGATGATCGAGACCTACGGCGGCGAGGCGGTGGCGGCCTATATGGGCTTCGTCCAGGCCAATGCGGCGGCCTCCGTCCGGCGGGCGGTCGGCAAGCTGGCCGACGGGATGGCGCGGGTTCCGATGGACGGCGGCGGGGAGATCGTGGTGCGCACCGTCGTGGATGCGGCGGCCGGCGAGGCGGTCCTGGACTTCCGCGAGTCGGCCGACCAGCTCACCTCGAACTTCAACGCGCCTTCCGCCATCGTCGATGCGGCGGCGCTCTATGTGTTCCGCAGCCTGGTGGACGACGACATTCCGCTGAACGCCGGCTGCCTGGAGCCGCTGAAGATCCTGACCCGCGAGGGCTCCATGCTGGCGCCGCGGTTCCCGGCGGCGGTGGTGGCCGGCAATGTCGAGACCAGCCAGCACGTGGTCGACGCGCTCTACGCGGCGCTGGGTGTGATGGCGAACGCCCAGGGCTCGATGAACAACTTCACCTTCGGCGACGAGCAGCGGCAGTACTACGAGACCATCTGCGGCGGGGCCGGCGCGACGGCGAGTCAGCCCGGCGCCAGCGCGGTCCATACGCACATGACCAATTCGCGCCTGACCGACCCGGAGATCCTGGAGCGCCGCTTTCCGGTGCGGGTGGAAACCTTCGCCCGGCGAAGGGGATCGGGCGGCGGCGGCCTGCAGCCGGGGGGCGACGGGGCGCTGCGGCGCATCCGCTTCCTGGCGCCGATGGACGCGGCCCTGCTATCGACCCGGCGCGAACATGCGCCGCAGGGGCTGGCGGGCGGCGGGGCGGCCCTGCCGGGCGCGCAACGTTTGATCGCGGCCTCAGGCGCGGTAAAGGAACTATCAGGTTGCTTTTCGCTTAAGGTGTCCGCCGGCGACGTCATCGAGATCGAGACGCCCGGAGGCGGCGGGTTCGGGGCCCGCGGCTGA
- a CDS encoding ParA family protein, with amino-acid sequence MPTVAFVNPKGGAGKTTAALLLALGLSRLGARVAMIDSDPNKPLVHWASLPGRPDKVSVHPAPTLEDMRDALREAQRKQPDWLILDTEGSIRGAMAFTTMRLDLVVTPLAASQLEAIQAIKAAEMVAQFGRRAGRPLPHRCLLTRVPAALRPRSLKDVVEQLRSSEIEILPTPLIEKEAFRTLFAIGGGFDELERSGVSGVAAARANADAYLAAILELVVKPTAA; translated from the coding sequence TTGCCGACTGTCGCTTTTGTCAATCCGAAGGGCGGGGCCGGGAAGACCACCGCCGCGCTGTTGCTGGCGCTTGGCCTGAGCCGGCTGGGCGCGCGCGTGGCGATGATCGATTCCGATCCCAACAAGCCGCTGGTGCACTGGGCCTCGCTGCCCGGCCGTCCCGACAAGGTGAGCGTCCACCCGGCGCCGACGCTGGAGGACATGCGCGATGCGCTGCGCGAGGCCCAGCGAAAGCAGCCGGACTGGCTGATCCTCGACACCGAGGGCTCGATCCGCGGGGCCATGGCCTTCACGACCATGCGGCTGGACCTGGTGGTCACCCCGCTGGCGGCCTCGCAGCTCGAGGCCATCCAGGCGATCAAGGCCGCCGAGATGGTGGCCCAGTTCGGGCGGCGAGCCGGACGCCCCCTGCCCCATCGCTGCCTGCTGACCCGCGTGCCGGCCGCCCTGCGGCCACGGTCGCTGAAGGACGTGGTCGAGCAACTGCGGTCCAGCGAGATCGAGATCCTGCCGACCCCGCTGATCGAGAAGGAAGCGTTCCGGACCCTGTTCGCCATCGGCGGCGGTTTCGACGAGCTGGAACGCAGCGGCGTGAGCGGCGTGGCCGCGGCGAGGGCCAATGCCGACGCCTATCTGGCCGCGATCCTCGAGCTGGTCGTCAAACCTACCGCCGCTTGA
- a CDS encoding TonB-dependent receptor, with translation MHCRFLAGASSLALLATLGLAAPANAQDDTAEVTEVVVTGSFIAGTPETAAMPVNVIGQDEMQKQGSPSTVDLLKSIPAVSGVLGEANQYAAAQSTGSGNVNLRGLGAHRTLVLMNGRRMAISPGAIYVDTNLIPTAAIGRVEVLKDGAAATYGSDAVGGVVNFITRKNLNGLEVQGNYSYIDGSNGDYSLSAAYGWQGDRADVLLTAGYRKRTELPVTERDFAIRSLTDNPQGGWSAFGNPGVYQTSADGTFRPGATGTLVDPACNTISGPLNASGCQFQFIGFNNLIEDEDHWQIYGEVNVDLTENTKFHVEALYAGHEVATEHSSPSYPPNNYPTSALTGIAGRNNGFYIPANNPGLQALLGQIPASQSALAAAAGANGLFTSIAWRPLGVGGNDLFGGGSKHDRRYFDTYRVSAGLKGEFDFAGGIGWDAAVTYMDSNAEIATPDILVGKLQRALMGFGGDSCTGATAGQNGCLWFNPFSTGVASNVLDGRTNPGFVASTANSREVLDYIFGEYAYKMRSQMLSADLVFNGKVDAIDFGAGPLAWAAGGQYRWSGVERHNNNDSNIAVSPCSDSSVIPGSTCAAQNGPFSFFGATGDYDLDYSVGAAFAELQMPFTDTLTGTFAVRYEDYGGNIGSTTNPKVALKWQALDWLAFRASAGSTFRAPPQTQIANVPVTNLSYTSVAGGYRAYDLWGNPDLKPEKADTFNVGALFDFGDFTASIDYWRFNFKGPIAAESGSQIVNTVFNNGAAGANRCADPAYAGLVSRISFDGGVCNATGINRVKQFYVNGPDIQTSGLDFAANYRARDVLGGDMAFGAELTYVFEFKVDPTQIEGVTTAAERDLVGTMDYLGYGSQPQWKGSAFAEYTRGDHNLRWTIRYVDDMIDTRGVTSPATFATNQKGLKIGAFVTHDLAYRVFLPWDTTLTASVINVFDEEPPFARLDLSYDPFTANPLGRYYKVGVTKKF, from the coding sequence ATGCATTGTAGATTTCTCGCCGGAGCCTCCTCCCTCGCGCTCCTGGCGACCCTGGGCCTAGCGGCCCCGGCCAATGCCCAAGACGACACTGCGGAAGTGACCGAAGTCGTCGTCACCGGCTCTTTCATCGCCGGTACGCCCGAGACCGCAGCCATGCCGGTCAACGTCATCGGGCAAGACGAAATGCAGAAGCAGGGCTCGCCGAGCACGGTCGATCTGCTGAAGTCCATCCCGGCCGTCTCCGGCGTCCTGGGTGAAGCCAACCAGTACGCCGCGGCCCAATCGACCGGTTCCGGCAACGTGAACCTGCGCGGCCTGGGCGCCCACCGCACCCTGGTGCTGATGAACGGCCGCCGCATGGCGATCTCGCCCGGCGCGATCTATGTCGACACCAACCTGATCCCCACGGCCGCGATCGGCCGCGTGGAAGTGCTGAAGGACGGCGCGGCCGCGACCTACGGCTCGGACGCCGTCGGCGGCGTGGTGAACTTCATCACCCGCAAGAACCTCAACGGCCTCGAGGTCCAGGGCAACTACTCGTACATCGACGGGTCCAACGGCGACTACTCGCTCAGCGCGGCCTATGGCTGGCAGGGCGACCGCGCCGACGTGCTGCTGACCGCGGGCTACCGCAAGCGCACTGAGCTGCCGGTGACCGAGCGCGACTTCGCGATCCGCTCGCTGACCGACAACCCGCAAGGCGGCTGGTCGGCCTTCGGCAACCCCGGCGTCTATCAGACCAGCGCCGACGGGACCTTCCGTCCGGGCGCCACCGGCACCCTGGTCGACCCGGCCTGCAACACCATCTCCGGCCCGCTCAACGCCTCGGGCTGCCAGTTCCAGTTCATCGGCTTCAACAACCTGATCGAAGACGAAGACCACTGGCAGATCTACGGCGAGGTCAATGTCGACCTGACCGAGAACACCAAGTTCCACGTCGAAGCCCTGTACGCCGGCCACGAAGTGGCGACCGAGCACTCCTCGCCGTCCTATCCGCCGAACAACTACCCGACCTCGGCCCTGACCGGCATCGCGGGCCGCAACAACGGCTTCTACATCCCGGCCAACAACCCGGGCCTTCAGGCCCTGCTCGGCCAGATTCCGGCCAGCCAGAGCGCCCTGGCCGCCGCGGCCGGCGCCAACGGCCTGTTCACCTCGATCGCCTGGCGTCCGCTGGGCGTGGGCGGCAACGACCTGTTCGGCGGCGGCTCCAAGCACGACCGTCGCTACTTCGACACCTACCGCGTGTCGGCCGGCCTGAAGGGCGAGTTCGACTTCGCCGGCGGCATCGGCTGGGATGCGGCCGTCACCTACATGGACTCCAATGCGGAGATCGCCACGCCGGACATCCTGGTGGGCAAGCTGCAGCGGGCTCTGATGGGCTTCGGCGGCGATAGCTGCACCGGCGCCACCGCCGGCCAGAACGGCTGCCTGTGGTTCAACCCGTTCTCGACGGGCGTCGCCAGCAACGTCCTGGACGGCCGGACCAACCCGGGCTTCGTCGCCTCGACGGCCAACAGCCGTGAAGTGCTCGACTACATCTTCGGCGAATACGCCTACAAGATGCGGTCGCAGATGCTGAGCGCCGACCTGGTGTTCAACGGCAAGGTCGATGCGATCGACTTCGGCGCGGGCCCGCTGGCCTGGGCCGCCGGCGGCCAATACCGCTGGAGCGGCGTGGAGCGTCACAACAACAACGACTCCAACATCGCCGTCAGCCCCTGCTCCGACTCGTCGGTGATCCCGGGCTCGACCTGCGCGGCCCAGAACGGTCCGTTCAGCTTCTTCGGCGCGACCGGCGACTACGACCTCGACTATTCGGTCGGCGCGGCCTTCGCCGAACTGCAGATGCCGTTCACCGATACGCTGACCGGCACCTTCGCGGTCCGCTACGAGGACTACGGCGGCAACATCGGTTCGACCACCAACCCGAAGGTCGCCCTGAAGTGGCAAGCGCTCGACTGGCTGGCGTTCCGCGCCTCGGCCGGCTCGACCTTCCGCGCTCCGCCGCAGACCCAGATCGCCAACGTCCCGGTCACCAACCTGTCCTACACCTCGGTCGCCGGCGGCTATCGCGCCTATGACCTGTGGGGCAACCCGGACCTGAAGCCGGAAAAGGCCGACACCTTCAACGTCGGCGCCCTGTTCGACTTCGGCGATTTCACCGCGTCGATCGACTACTGGCGCTTCAACTTCAAGGGTCCGATCGCGGCCGAAAGCGGCAGCCAGATCGTCAACACGGTCTTCAACAACGGCGCCGCTGGAGCCAACCGCTGCGCCGATCCGGCCTATGCCGGCCTGGTTTCGCGGATCAGCTTCGACGGCGGCGTCTGCAACGCGACGGGCATCAACCGCGTGAAGCAATTCTACGTCAACGGTCCGGACATCCAGACCAGCGGCCTGGACTTCGCGGCGAACTATCGCGCCCGCGACGTGCTCGGCGGCGACATGGCCTTCGGCGCCGAACTGACCTACGTCTTCGAATTCAAGGTCGACCCGACCCAGATCGAAGGCGTCACGACGGCTGCGGAACGCGACCTGGTCGGCACGATGGACTACCTCGGCTACGGCTCGCAGCCGCAGTGGAAGGGCAGCGCCTTCGCCGAATACACCCGCGGCGACCACAACCTGCGTTGGACCATCCGCTATGTCGACGACATGATCGACACCCGCGGCGTGACCTCGCCGGCGACCTTCGCGACCAACCAGAAGGGCCTGAAGATCGGCGCCTTCGTCACCCACGACCTGGCCTACCGCGTCTTCCTGCCCTGGGACACGACGCTGACCGCCTCGGTGATCAACGTGTTCGACGAAGAGCCGCCGTTCGCGCGTCTCGACCTCAGCTACGACCCGTTCACCGCCAACCCGCTCGGCCGGTACTACAAGGTCGGCGTGACGAAGAAGTTCTAG